From Fibrobacter sp. UWR2, the proteins below share one genomic window:
- a CDS encoding ImmA/IrrE family metallo-endopeptidase: MQKNKDAIVWGITPPGAFLEEKIQEMGIDVNDFAARIGYTPKTVNEILKGKCCITIEVAHSLDYATGIPVSFWLNAQKGYEEELMRLQVKEAVKNQAGWRKFFPISELNPRTWIKDFNNKEDGVSPILKFFGVASPKAWENYYYKNRLKVAFRISLAETEDPYAASVWMRRGEILADEIKMEKQNDKKVRSAIKKAMPQFVELAKNDVAAWEDLRRKKALPKPKVGEDFIDDGMHKLQELGAKLGIKVLYAQNFKSAPIHGMARWYKDIPVIQLHDRFKDRNAFWFTFFHELGHIVLHGKKDIFIKNVYYGNKNQQKDDEANAFAQKYMMQAGLEV; this comes from the coding sequence ATGCAGAAGAATAAGGATGCTATCGTTTGGGGAATTACCCCGCCGGGTGCGTTTCTTGAAGAAAAGATTCAAGAAATGGGTATCGACGTCAATGATTTTGCAGCTCGTATCGGCTACACGCCCAAAACGGTGAATGAAATCTTGAAGGGCAAGTGCTGCATAACAATCGAAGTCGCGCATTCCCTGGATTACGCCACCGGAATCCCGGTCAGTTTCTGGCTTAACGCCCAAAAAGGGTACGAAGAAGAACTTATGAGACTTCAGGTCAAAGAAGCCGTCAAGAACCAGGCCGGTTGGCGCAAGTTCTTCCCTATCAGTGAACTCAATCCGCGCACATGGATCAAGGACTTCAACAACAAAGAAGACGGCGTATCGCCCATCCTCAAGTTCTTCGGGGTGGCAAGCCCCAAGGCGTGGGAAAATTACTATTACAAGAACCGTCTGAAGGTGGCCTTCCGCATTTCGCTGGCCGAAACCGAAGACCCGTACGCGGCCTCCGTGTGGATGCGCCGCGGCGAAATCCTCGCCGACGAAATCAAGATGGAAAAGCAGAACGACAAGAAGGTGCGTTCCGCCATCAAGAAGGCGATGCCGCAATTTGTGGAACTGGCCAAAAACGATGTTGCCGCATGGGAAGATTTACGCCGCAAGAAGGCCTTGCCCAAGCCGAAGGTGGGCGAAGATTTCATTGACGACGGCATGCACAAGTTGCAGGAACTGGGCGCAAAGCTCGGAATCAAGGTGCTCTACGCGCAGAACTTCAAGTCGGCGCCGATTCATGGCATGGCCCGCTGGTACAAGGACATCCCCGTCATTCAGCTGCACGACCGTTTCAAAGACCGCAATGCGTTCTGGTTCACGTTCTTCCACGAGCTCGGCCACATCGTGCTCCACGGCAAGAAGGACATCTTCATCAAGAACGTCTATTACGGCAACAAGAACCAGCAGAAGGACGACGAGGCAAACGCATTTGCGCAAAAATACATGATGCAGGCAGGGCTAGAAGTCTAG
- the miaB gene encoding tRNA (N6-isopentenyl adenosine(37)-C2)-methylthiotransferase MiaB, whose translation MKKYHLATYGCQMNEYDSAMIAQELDMCGCVETNNQEDADIIIVNTCSVREKAEETAIVNISKLKYLRKKNPDVKVVVCGCMAKNRGPELLKRLPNVSYIVGPDQYKKIPELLLGDTKSPLHLTHHKMFIDEDLSENYLGEYAKLQNDFTTFVAIQRGCNKRCSYCIVPYLRGPEKYRDMEDVLAEVRKAADKGITEVTLLGQTVNAYKTEGGNFADLLTKVSEIGGIRRIRFTSPHPRHYTNELIDVLLNNPKVCHYAHIPIQSGSDAMLKKMRRQHNMEQYLSIIEQLRSKDPFYGISTDVICGFVGETEEDFEQTLKAFETCQFDSAFMFIYSPRKGTESYKEAETLTEAEKNERHTRLVELQNAITLKRNQMMLGRTEELLVEKNSARDETELRGRTDNFKKVVFKPAEGHTVKPGDYVKVKLDDIRGWTIRGKLV comes from the coding sequence ATGAAAAAATACCACTTGGCCACATACGGCTGCCAGATGAACGAGTATGACTCGGCGATGATTGCCCAGGAGCTCGACATGTGCGGTTGCGTCGAGACGAACAACCAGGAAGACGCCGACATCATCATCGTGAACACCTGCAGCGTGCGTGAAAAGGCCGAGGAAACCGCCATCGTCAACATCAGCAAGCTCAAGTACTTGCGCAAAAAGAATCCCGATGTGAAAGTCGTGGTATGCGGTTGCATGGCGAAGAATCGCGGGCCGGAACTTTTGAAGCGCCTCCCGAACGTGAGCTACATCGTAGGCCCGGACCAGTACAAGAAAATTCCGGAGTTGCTGCTGGGCGATACCAAAAGTCCCTTGCACCTGACGCACCACAAGATGTTCATCGACGAGGACCTGAGCGAGAACTACCTGGGCGAATACGCGAAACTCCAGAACGACTTCACCACCTTCGTCGCCATCCAGCGCGGTTGCAACAAGCGCTGCAGTTACTGTATTGTGCCGTACCTGCGCGGGCCGGAAAAGTACCGCGACATGGAAGACGTTCTTGCCGAAGTGCGCAAGGCGGCCGACAAGGGCATTACCGAGGTGACGCTCCTTGGCCAGACGGTGAACGCCTACAAGACGGAAGGCGGAAATTTTGCCGACCTGCTCACGAAGGTTTCTGAAATCGGTGGCATCCGCCGCATCCGCTTTACGAGCCCGCACCCGAGGCACTACACGAACGAACTCATCGACGTGCTGCTGAACAACCCGAAGGTCTGCCATTACGCGCACATCCCCATCCAGAGCGGCTCCGACGCCATGCTCAAGAAGATGCGCCGCCAGCACAATATGGAGCAGTACCTCTCGATTATCGAACAGCTGCGAAGCAAGGACCCGTTCTACGGGATTTCGACGGACGTAATTTGCGGATTCGTGGGCGAAACGGAAGAGGATTTCGAGCAGACGCTCAAGGCTTTTGAAACCTGCCAGTTCGACTCCGCCTTTATGTTCATCTACAGCCCGCGCAAGGGCACGGAATCGTACAAGGAAGCGGAGACGCTCACCGAGGCCGAAAAGAACGAGCGCCACACGCGCCTGGTGGAACTGCAGAACGCCATTACCCTCAAGCGTAACCAGATGATGCTCGGCCGCACCGAGGAACTCCTGGTGGAAAAGAATTCCGCTCGCGACGAGACGGAACTGCGAGGCCGCACCGACAACTTCAAGAAGGTCGTTTTCAAGCCCGCAGAAGGCCACACCGTGAAGCCAGGCGACTACGTGAAAGTTAAATTGGATGATATCCGGGGTTGGACGATTCGAGGTAAACTGGTCTAA
- the rsfS gene encoding ribosome silencing factor, protein MTKNKQDLPESVQIGASILFELRAQNVQLIDLRGIKDVTDYFLVATCESEAQMQAILNELRKEFKANKLPSVGVEYKEGVRWAVFDAGLDLMVHLFEEEKRNEISLDRLYADGKIVELEENDFVKKTTKKKSSEDELV, encoded by the coding sequence ATGACAAAGAATAAGCAAGATTTGCCAGAATCCGTCCAGATTGGCGCAAGCATCCTGTTTGAGTTGCGCGCCCAGAACGTGCAGTTGATTGACCTGCGCGGCATCAAGGACGTGACCGACTACTTCCTCGTGGCCACCTGCGAGAGCGAAGCCCAGATGCAGGCTATTCTGAACGAACTGCGCAAGGAGTTCAAGGCCAACAAGCTCCCGTCCGTGGGCGTGGAATACAAGGAAGGCGTGCGCTGGGCCGTGTTCGATGCCGGATTAGACCTGATGGTCCACCTGTTCGAAGAAGAAAAGCGCAACGAGATTTCGCTTGACCGCCTGTACGCCGACGGCAAGATTGTGGAACTCGAAGAAAATGACTTTGTGAAGAAGACCACCAAGAAGAAGAGCAGTGAAGATGAACTCGTTTGA
- the argS gene encoding arginine--tRNA ligase: MNSFEQEIAEALAATGSFEKEAALKLISVPPDTSHGNFTIPCFSLAKVMRKAPKMIAEDLAAQVKLPAGLSKVEAVNGYLNFFIDRGFLAKSTLEEIAAKGLEYGHADPNGKVVCIDFSSPNIGKELAFHHLRSTMIGNSLSRIYKAAGYKVERINHLGDWGTAFGKLIVMYLRENRPTDDATLDSLTVKELNILYAAFSKASKEEPGLEDEARAAFTKLEQGDEFYRKLWTAFRAATLKELMRIYDMMGVGFDHYTGESFFEDKIPAILDELREKNLMVKSQDLDVVMLDEFDLNPCLIRKSDGSTLYATRDLAAACYRKKEYNFDKCLYVVDLGQALHFKQVFHVLKKMGREWYKDMYHIPFGVILQLVDGKWEKGKTRTGTASLLRDVIEAAQKKILEFIDEKNPNLENKELIARQIGISALTFNDLKNSRLKDVRFDWDAVMSFEGDTGPYVQNAHVRLCSIMRKAGIERADLAAAIKDVNFAELSDDAAYSLINILSKKGKKILDAVAGDEPSVLAQYALEIAEAAHKFIHEDRVLGSAEEKSRLFLVQATQIVLENVLDLLGLFPIRQM, translated from the coding sequence ATGAACTCGTTTGAGCAAGAAATCGCAGAGGCGCTCGCCGCCACCGGTTCCTTCGAGAAGGAAGCCGCTTTAAAGCTTATCTCCGTGCCGCCTGACACCAGCCACGGCAACTTCACCATCCCTTGCTTTTCGCTCGCGAAGGTGATGCGCAAGGCCCCGAAGATGATTGCGGAAGACCTCGCCGCCCAGGTGAAGCTCCCCGCAGGACTTTCGAAGGTGGAAGCCGTGAACGGCTACCTGAACTTCTTCATCGACCGCGGATTCCTCGCGAAGTCGACTCTCGAAGAAATCGCCGCGAAGGGTTTGGAATACGGGCACGCCGACCCGAATGGCAAGGTCGTGTGCATCGACTTCAGTTCCCCGAACATCGGCAAGGAACTCGCCTTCCACCACCTGCGCTCCACGATGATCGGAAACTCGCTTTCCCGCATCTACAAGGCCGCAGGCTACAAGGTGGAACGCATCAATCACCTGGGCGACTGGGGTACCGCATTCGGCAAGCTCATCGTGATGTACCTGCGTGAAAACCGCCCGACGGACGACGCCACGCTCGATAGCCTCACCGTGAAGGAACTCAACATCCTTTATGCCGCCTTCTCCAAGGCCAGCAAGGAAGAGCCGGGCCTCGAAGACGAAGCCCGCGCCGCTTTCACCAAGCTCGAACAGGGTGACGAATTCTACCGCAAGCTCTGGACCGCTTTCCGCGCCGCAACGCTCAAAGAACTCATGCGCATCTACGACATGATGGGCGTGGGCTTTGACCACTACACCGGCGAATCCTTCTTCGAAGACAAGATTCCCGCCATTCTCGACGAACTCCGCGAAAAGAACCTGATGGTCAAGAGCCAGGATTTGGACGTGGTGATGCTCGACGAATTCGACCTGAACCCCTGCCTTATCCGCAAGAGCGACGGTTCTACCTTGTACGCAACCCGCGACCTCGCTGCCGCCTGCTACCGCAAGAAGGAATACAACTTCGACAAGTGCCTTTACGTGGTGGACCTCGGACAGGCTCTGCACTTTAAGCAAGTGTTCCACGTGCTTAAGAAGATGGGCCGCGAATGGTACAAGGACATGTACCACATTCCGTTCGGCGTGATTCTGCAGCTGGTGGACGGCAAGTGGGAAAAGGGCAAGACCCGTACGGGTACCGCAAGCCTGCTTCGCGACGTGATTGAAGCCGCCCAGAAGAAGATTCTCGAATTCATCGACGAGAAGAATCCGAATCTTGAAAACAAGGAACTCATCGCCCGCCAGATCGGTATTTCTGCACTCACCTTCAACGACTTGAAGAACAGCCGCCTGAAGGACGTGCGCTTCGATTGGGATGCCGTGATGAGCTTCGAAGGCGATACTGGTCCGTATGTGCAGAACGCCCACGTGCGCCTCTGCAGCATTATGCGCAAGGCCGGCATTGAACGCGCGGACCTCGCCGCCGCAATCAAGGACGTGAACTTTGCCGAACTCAGCGACGATGCCGCATACAGCCTCATCAACATCCTGTCAAAGAAGGGCAAGAAGATTCTGGACGCTGTCGCCGGTGACGAACCGAGCGTTCTCGCCCAGTACGCCCTTGAAATCGCAGAAGCCGCGCACAAGTTCATCCACGAAGACCGTGTGCTCGGTTCCGCCGAAGAGAAGTCCCGCCTGTTCCTGGTTCAGGCCACGCAGATTGTGCTCGAAAACGTGCTCGACCTGCTCGGACTCTTCCCCATCAGGCAAATGTAA
- the panD gene encoding aspartate 1-decarboxylase produces MQLELLKSKIHRATVTDANLNYEGSITIARDLMDAANILPFEKVGVLDVNNGNRLDTYVIEGPAGSGVICLNGAAARLVQPGDLVIIVAYATMSEDEAKTWKPTVVHVNAKNEIV; encoded by the coding sequence ATGCAGCTTGAACTTCTAAAATCGAAAATCCATCGCGCAACAGTTACAGACGCGAACCTCAATTACGAAGGCTCGATTACGATTGCGCGCGACCTGATGGATGCCGCAAACATCCTCCCCTTCGAAAAGGTCGGCGTGCTCGACGTGAATAACGGCAATCGCCTGGACACCTACGTCATCGAAGGCCCCGCCGGTTCCGGCGTCATCTGCCTGAACGGAGCGGCTGCACGCCTGGTACAACCCGGGGACCTCGTGATTATTGTCGCCTACGCCACCATGAGCGAAGACGAAGCGAAGACATGGAAACCCACCGTGGTCCATGTGAACGCGAAGAACGAAATCGTCTAA
- a CDS encoding LytR C-terminal domain-containing protein: MYRKFAKSTHYSFIAGAACAAFLLLGCEEEKKTPVEHIVRSYKGDIEVLNSCGEPGAAAKMRTFLRKNGFDVVSFGNDKLQNYDETIVVLRNPEWEGAQALAKTLQTKNVLTVVSKRSYVDAAVYIGKDFKQIIEPEQGETNDKE; encoded by the coding sequence ATGTACAGAAAATTCGCCAAGTCAACTCACTACTCTTTCATCGCTGGAGCCGCATGTGCGGCGTTCCTTTTGCTAGGCTGCGAAGAAGAAAAGAAGACTCCGGTCGAACATATTGTACGTAGCTACAAGGGCGACATCGAAGTGCTGAACAGCTGCGGTGAACCGGGTGCTGCCGCCAAGATGCGCACATTCCTGCGCAAGAACGGTTTTGACGTGGTAAGTTTCGGAAACGACAAGTTGCAGAACTACGACGAAACCATCGTGGTGCTCCGCAACCCGGAATGGGAAGGCGCTCAGGCACTGGCCAAGACGCTCCAGACAAAGAATGTCCTCACCGTCGTAAGCAAGCGTTCGTACGTAGACGCAGCCGTGTATATAGGCAAGGATTTTAAACAAATAATAGAACCCGAACAGGGAGAAACAAATGACAAAGAATAA
- a CDS encoding AgmX/PglI C-terminal domain-containing protein, with product MAKLFSRCLGKIVLMTAAALWAGCSDSEKNDDAAKQDNPKLIHPWDTKKFFDEKPEGNLLEKKEKRRLDSLKNIGKLIDTGVTALYGVYVADSMVVANASAKTPQNSKGLAEFPVREKISVAEGSSLDKESIFNVLVSFTPGLRHIYSIRYLKKNPDKHFEGEITLKLTIAADGSVKENQIKSSTTGYKEFDEDIQKAVSRWKFPKVKSGETIATFPITFHENPAESKTSRLE from the coding sequence ATGGCTAAACTCTTTAGCAGATGTCTTGGGAAGATTGTTCTGATGACCGCAGCGGCGCTATGGGCAGGTTGCAGCGATTCCGAAAAAAACGATGATGCTGCCAAGCAGGATAATCCCAAATTGATTCATCCCTGGGACACGAAGAAATTTTTCGACGAAAAGCCCGAAGGCAATCTCCTTGAGAAAAAGGAAAAGCGGAGATTGGATTCCCTAAAGAATATCGGCAAACTGATTGACACGGGTGTAACTGCTCTTTATGGAGTTTATGTGGCGGATTCTATGGTGGTCGCCAATGCGTCTGCAAAAACTCCGCAAAATTCGAAAGGCCTTGCCGAATTTCCGGTTAGAGAAAAAATATCTGTTGCTGAAGGTAGCTCGCTTGACAAAGAATCTATTTTTAATGTCTTGGTTTCTTTCACGCCAGGATTGCGCCATATATACAGTATCAGGTATTTAAAGAAAAATCCTGATAAACATTTTGAAGGCGAAATCACCTTGAAGTTGACAATCGCTGCGGACGGCTCGGTTAAAGAAAATCAAATTAAATCTTCGACTACAGGTTATAAAGAATTTGATGAAGATATTCAAAAAGCTGTAAGTCGCTGGAAATTTCCGAAAGTGAAATCGGGTGAGACGATTGCGACTTTCCCGATTACGTTTCACGAAAATCCGGCTGAATCAAAGACTTCTCGGCTTGAATAA
- a CDS encoding SPOR domain-containing protein, with the protein MKFNKVCFIAVILSAFFSTNSFAQSTTETQSATKAQPAAAAPTDTQATITIADAQKAYVAGNWKQAATLFEQVCPNEPDSVRTECYLWNVLALSQIGAAKDFSKAGKRLDSLINKTNPQKAVYADLMMTKAQFQLYMGRNEKAAEALIHAIETSQPHQAVVLQKVCSVVQSKVKNPTLDETCKRLSEPSVQAEPAHEPETTPAASEKTEQTVPNSVEVPAQQAKKTEETKPNEQPAAVAPAPVVQPVKTESGNNAKEYWILQLGAFGMKSNADLLVNNLKKQGITGSIEERVGETKTLYLVQTGKFETKENAIDFGAKKLAPLNVEFRAILKKSSK; encoded by the coding sequence ATGAAATTCAACAAGGTCTGCTTTATCGCGGTTATTTTATCCGCTTTTTTCAGTACAAATTCATTCGCACAGTCTACTACAGAGACACAATCGGCAACGAAAGCACAGCCCGCAGCAGCCGCCCCCACCGATACGCAGGCGACCATAACCATTGCCGATGCGCAGAAGGCATACGTGGCCGGTAACTGGAAACAGGCCGCGACACTTTTCGAACAGGTTTGCCCCAACGAACCCGATTCCGTACGTACGGAATGCTACCTGTGGAACGTACTCGCGCTCTCGCAGATCGGCGCCGCAAAGGATTTCAGCAAGGCAGGCAAGCGCCTCGACAGCCTCATCAACAAGACGAACCCGCAAAAGGCCGTCTACGCGGACCTCATGATGACCAAGGCACAGTTCCAGCTGTACATGGGCCGCAACGAGAAGGCCGCCGAGGCCCTGATTCACGCCATCGAGACATCCCAGCCACACCAGGCGGTCGTGTTGCAAAAGGTCTGTTCTGTTGTCCAGTCCAAGGTCAAGAACCCAACTCTCGACGAAACCTGCAAGCGCCTAAGCGAACCTTCTGTCCAAGCCGAGCCGGCCCACGAACCGGAAACAACGCCAGCCGCAAGCGAAAAAACGGAACAAACCGTCCCGAATTCTGTAGAAGTCCCAGCACAGCAGGCCAAAAAAACCGAAGAAACCAAGCCTAATGAGCAGCCGGCCGCCGTAGCACCGGCACCGGTAGTCCAACCTGTAAAAACGGAGAGCGGGAACAACGCCAAGGAATACTGGATTCTACAGTTAGGAGCCTTCGGCATGAAAAGCAATGCAGATCTCCTGGTAAACAATCTGAAAAAGCAGGGTATCACCGGCTCTATCGAGGAACGCGTAGGAGAAACCAAGACACTCTACCTTGTCCAGACGGGCAAGTTCGAGACAAAGGAAAACGCCATTGATTTCGGGGCAAAAAAACTAGCACCCCTCAATGTGGAATTCCGTGCGATTCTGAAAAAATCGTCAAAATAA
- a CDS encoding DNA cytosine methyltransferase: MASGKNALRVLSLFSGCGGLDLGLEGGFTTLKKSVNEKIHPDWIEENINRNFIRLNKNRFQTVFANDILPCAQKAWNHFFGNRKKIEGIYRVESIVDLVKKCKSGEFQFPKNIDVVTGGFPCQDFSVAGKRLGFDSAKSHNGVNEEHAENESRGTLYLWMKQVIEIVKPKVFIAENVKGLVSLGDAKKIIETDFRNIDKGYCVVDAQVLKAWEYGVPQSRERVVFIGISRKYANPKILADIEKNSEKSPYYPYPIKTHGEELQKIVTCKDAFVGLKEPDESSDAAQQAYSKAKYYGKMQGSSEIDMDGVGPTIRSEHHGNIEYRRLSEEHGGKISSELTKGLRERRLSVRECARIQTFPDDYEFIFNDGTNKVNSSDAYKVIGNAVPPLLGYSIGKRLEFLWNDLFGE, from the coding sequence ATGGCTTCTGGCAAGAATGCACTTCGTGTGCTTTCTCTGTTCTCCGGCTGCGGAGGACTCGATCTTGGGCTTGAGGGTGGCTTTACCACTCTCAAGAAATCTGTTAATGAAAAAATCCATCCGGATTGGATTGAAGAAAATATTAACCGAAATTTTATTCGCTTGAATAAGAATCGTTTTCAGACCGTTTTCGCAAATGACATCCTGCCCTGTGCGCAAAAGGCGTGGAACCACTTCTTCGGCAACAGAAAGAAAATCGAAGGGATATACAGAGTAGAATCTATTGTAGATCTAGTCAAGAAGTGTAAGTCGGGCGAATTCCAATTTCCTAAAAATATTGACGTTGTTACAGGCGGTTTTCCTTGTCAGGACTTCTCAGTTGCAGGAAAGCGGCTTGGTTTTGATTCTGCCAAAAGCCACAATGGTGTAAACGAAGAACACGCTGAAAATGAATCAAGGGGCACCCTGTATCTCTGGATGAAACAGGTCATCGAAATCGTCAAACCAAAAGTTTTTATCGCTGAAAACGTAAAAGGTCTTGTTTCATTAGGCGATGCCAAGAAGATTATTGAAACCGACTTCCGCAACATCGACAAAGGGTATTGCGTTGTTGATGCCCAAGTTTTGAAGGCGTGGGAATACGGCGTTCCTCAAAGTCGCGAGCGTGTTGTTTTCATAGGCATTTCTAGAAAATACGCTAATCCCAAAATTCTTGCCGACATAGAAAAGAACTCCGAAAAATCGCCGTATTATCCATATCCGATAAAGACGCATGGAGAGGAACTTCAAAAAATCGTCACCTGCAAGGATGCCTTCGTTGGATTAAAGGAGCCTGACGAAAGTTCCGATGCCGCACAACAAGCTTATTCAAAAGCGAAATACTATGGTAAAATGCAGGGCAGTTCTGAAATTGATATGGACGGTGTCGGTCCGACAATCCGAAGCGAACATCATGGCAATATCGAATATCGTCGGTTGAGCGAAGAACATGGCGGAAAGATTTCATCTGAATTGACCAAAGGGTTGCGAGAGCGTCGTTTGAGTGTTCGTGAATGCGCAAGAATTCAGACATTCCCCGATGATTATGAATTCATCTTTAACGACGGAACCAATAAAGTCAATTCATCTGATGCCTATAAAGTTATTGGAAATGCGGTCCCGCCTTTGCTGGGATACTCTATTGGGAAAAGACTTGAATTTCTTTGGAATGATTTATTTGGGGAATAA
- a CDS encoding DUF4832 domain-containing protein, producing the protein MVALFACVSLVACGDDGSSAASEGGESGAVEESNSSDSVPFSSVVQLSSSADVLSSSSFTSSSSWSGAIGSSSADSSVAIKADTTKITYALKPFDGPLSNPHKGFTVPTGGAWTFVPEFEYGPYGSLNNKAWDLVSYGSGYQQWYKLNPAKGVYDWTELEKLLNALAEHNMTYALRVLPYTPSFIKSDFPPQEEYDWTPPFVYEMGAKKIQIDLRGTEYHAYAPVWDDSIYIWAAKEFAKALAEKYDGDPRIEYIDVRTFGEWGEWHTSHILGSVMPADSVLKDMLDYYASVFKKTQLVLPSNGFGDVYTHALNLGITKRDDGFIGIPGRPDTLLRAYNANLPTIAENIAGYRTMLANDDLIPGGTQKWTAERWVNAITTAHLTYYVLDQDNDCGYYFYKDNKALADSMSKVIGYNFTVTQAELVTVASTKDTTSTLNITVKNTGVAPCFFDVYMVAEFVDSTGKALAQIGEMVRIPKGTFKDGTSKEFSFTYKVDAGQANVVTQSGVSVALSLYESEDAYKSGKNPTVRFDNDGLQGNNKLLLKSR; encoded by the coding sequence GTGGTAGCTCTCTTTGCATGCGTCAGCCTTGTCGCCTGTGGCGATGACGGGAGTAGTGCCGCTTCGGAGGGCGGCGAAAGCGGTGCGGTTGAAGAATCGAATTCTTCTGATTCCGTGCCGTTCTCGTCTGTTGTTCAGTTGAGCTCGTCGGCGGATGTTTTGTCCAGTAGTTCGTTTACCTCATCGTCATCCTGGAGCGGAGCGATAGGATCCAGTAGCGCAGACTCTTCCGTCGCAATCAAAGCAGACACTACCAAAATCACCTACGCGCTCAAGCCTTTTGACGGGCCGCTTTCCAACCCGCACAAGGGATTCACGGTGCCGACAGGTGGAGCATGGACTTTTGTCCCGGAGTTCGAATATGGCCCTTACGGTTCCCTGAACAACAAGGCGTGGGACCTGGTTTCGTATGGTTCCGGTTACCAACAGTGGTACAAGTTGAACCCGGCTAAGGGCGTTTACGACTGGACGGAACTGGAAAAACTGCTGAACGCACTTGCCGAGCACAACATGACTTACGCCTTGCGCGTGCTGCCGTACACGCCTTCGTTTATCAAGAGCGATTTCCCGCCGCAAGAAGAATACGACTGGACTCCGCCCTTTGTCTACGAGATGGGCGCGAAGAAAATCCAGATTGACTTGCGCGGGACAGAATACCATGCGTACGCTCCCGTCTGGGACGATTCCATCTACATCTGGGCGGCGAAGGAATTCGCGAAGGCCCTGGCCGAAAAATACGATGGTGACCCGCGCATTGAATACATCGATGTCCGCACCTTTGGCGAATGGGGTGAATGGCACACCTCGCACATATTGGGGAGCGTGATGCCCGCCGACTCGGTGCTGAAGGACATGCTGGACTATTATGCGTCCGTGTTCAAGAAGACCCAGCTGGTTCTGCCATCTAACGGTTTTGGCGATGTCTATACGCATGCGCTCAACCTCGGCATTACCAAGCGCGACGACGGGTTCATTGGCATTCCCGGCAGGCCGGATACCTTGCTGCGGGCTTACAATGCGAACCTCCCGACCATCGCCGAAAACATCGCCGGTTACAGGACGATGCTGGCCAATGACGACCTGATTCCCGGAGGCACCCAGAAGTGGACTGCGGAACGCTGGGTGAATGCGATTACTACGGCGCACCTGACCTACTATGTTCTAGACCAGGACAACGACTGCGGATACTATTTCTACAAGGACAACAAGGCGTTGGCCGATTCCATGAGCAAGGTCATCGGCTACAACTTTACCGTGACGCAGGCGGAACTGGTGACCGTCGCAAGCACGAAGGATACCACGAGTACGCTGAACATTACCGTCAAGAACACCGGCGTTGCACCCTGCTTCTTCGATGTCTACATGGTGGCGGAATTCGTGGATTCTACGGGCAAGGCCCTCGCGCAAATCGGCGAGATGGTCCGCATTCCCAAGGGGACTTTCAAGGATGGCACATCAAAGGAATTCTCCTTTACATATAAAGTTGATGCAGGACAAGCGAATGTCGTGACACAATCGGGCGTTTCCGTGGCGCTCTCCCTCTACGAGAGCGAAGATGCCTACAAGAGCGGCAAGAATCCCACCGTCCGCTTCGACAACGACGGCCTTCAAGGGAATAATAAGCTACTATTGAAATCCCGATAA
- a CDS encoding type II toxin-antitoxin system RelE/ParE family toxin codes for MKIEYRNKELELCALDEAFALRRMGKKRAACYNLRIKAIKYAENFEILKTVPGNFHELVGNRKGQWACSLDQPYRLIIKGAEPNEFVIWAERHNAEIMEIVDYH; via the coding sequence GTGAAAATTGAATATAGGAACAAGGAACTAGAGTTGTGCGCGCTAGACGAAGCATTCGCCTTACGACGTATGGGTAAAAAACGGGCGGCGTGCTACAATTTGCGAATAAAGGCAATCAAATATGCCGAGAACTTTGAAATTCTGAAAACTGTGCCCGGAAATTTCCACGAACTTGTGGGCAACCGCAAGGGTCAATGGGCCTGTAGTCTTGACCAGCCTTATCGTCTTATAATCAAAGGCGCAGAACCGAACGAATTTGTTATCTGGGCAGAACGGCACAATGCCGAAATTATGGAAATCGTGGATTATCATTAG